AAGAAAAGTGAGGTTCAACTACACGATACATGATACACGATGAACAATTTAGCTGGTTTTATAAGCGGCGATAAAAAATCCTTGACAACCTCTTGAAATAGCAGGAAAATTGAGTACATTGTTAAGCACATGGTGCAACTTCAACAGGACGAAATCCCGCGTTCATCTGAACGGCGGGATGGAAAGAAAAAAGGGGCGGTGTGACGGGAAGCATTTCTTTTTGGCGGGGGAAATGTATTGAATTATTGAAGGATGTCCCCTTCCCCCTGATTGGCAATAATTTTATGAACATGTTGGGTTATAGGGGTTTGGCATAGCCGTATAGTGGGGAGGGGTCTCGATGCCTGGTTGGGACAGCGCTCTTATTGAGGAGATTTATAGTCAGAAGCAGAAGGAGAAATCTGAGGATAGAGATAATCTTCTAAAGCTGGTCAGCCGCAGCTTGTATGGTGAGGCGATTCATTATGCTTTGGAACTTATTCAGAATGCGGAAGATGAGGGCTCCTCAGCTATTACCTTTTTGTTTGGCACGAATGAAGCAGTTGTGTCAAATGATGGCAGGCCTTTCGATGAGGATGATGTTTGGGGCATTTGCTCTGTCAGGCCTGGGAGAAAGAGGCGGAAGATAGGCTTTTTCGGAATCGGCTTTAAGGCTGTTTTCAATGTGGCCAAAACGCCTCAGATTATCTCCGGTAAGTATAATTTTGAGCTTCATGACTTCATAAACCCTAAGCCATTAGCTACCGTGCCTGAAGCCGCCAGGGATTATTGCTCCTCTGAGAAGGGGGCAGTCTTTGTCCTGCCCTATTCCCCTGAACTGATGTCGCCAGATACGCTCACTGAGAGCTTTAGCGCGCTTGACGAGAACCTTCTTTTGTTCTTGGACAATCTCACGGTTCTTAACTTTGTTAACCGGACTAACGGTGCCGAGTGGTCGATTAGTAAGGACCCAGAGGATTTGACAGCTCGCCTGCCTGATAGTGTGCGGCGGAACACCAATAGCGCCTCCATCACCTTAAAGAATTCGTCAACTGAAACCACTACTACGTGGAAAGTTTTTCACCGGACTTTGCCAGTTAAGGATCCGGCTATGGTCCCTGAAGGTAAGAAGGGGGTGGAAGAGACAAGAATAACCGTTGCTTTTCCCTTAAATTCAGAAATCCGGGATAAGACCAAGAAGGAAGGCGTTGTGTATTGCTACCTTCCGACTAAGAAGCGTACTGATCTTCCTTTTCTCGTCCAGGCGGATTTTCTCCCAACGGTTGGGAGGGAGAACATTTCGGAGCAAAGCCCTTGGAACGTCTGGCTTATGGAGGAACTTGGCAAGCTGGCCGCAGTCGCGATCGACCTGATTAAGGACGATGAGCAGCTGTCAGAGTTTGTTTATGACTTTATCCCGTTATCAGAGGAGATTCATGATGGCCTGATAAGCCATCTATATGACGAGTTGTTCTCTTCGCTCAAGGAGATTGAGATTGCGCGGACGGCAAAGGTCTGGGTTAGGCCTGAGGATTGCGCAATACCTGATGACGACGCTTTAAGGATCATTTTGAGTGAGCCGGACTTGTCCGCCCTGCTCGGCAAGAAGGTATCGTATTTAGATTCTGCTTTGAGCGCGCCTGACCATTGTACCCGCGCTGAGAATGTCTTGTTTGAGTTGGGCTCTAAAAAGATTGGTAGCAACGAAGTTATTGGTTTCCTGCAGCACGAGGCTTTTCTCAGAAAGAAGAGCGAAAAGTGGTTTCTTGACCTGTACGATTACGTGGCTTCACTGTTTGATACGTCTAAGAAGGTGCCTTATGGGGATTTTCCCTGGGCTTGGGATGAGGAGACTAAGGCTTTATTTCTCCGGCTTCAGAAAGCTACTTTCGTTCTCACGAATGACAGACAACTTGTTCCTCTTAAAACCGACGGCTCAGATGATAGGTTAATCTGTTATCCTCAGAATATTGACCTGGTGGAGGTGCATAAGCTTTTTGACAAGGGTGAGATCGTTTTCCTGAACCGTTACTTCCAAGAGTCGGGCGTCACCCATCGCAAGGAGGAACAGCAAGAGAGGGAGGAGAAGAGGAAGCGGGTGAAGGATTGGTTTGACAGTGTTGGGGTGAGAAAGTATGTGAAGCAGTCTCACATCATTAGGGATGTTATTCTGCCCAAGTTCAGGTCCGGGAGGTACAGGGAATATGACGATTCGAAGATTTATGGCCTATTGAATTATATTAGGTCTTACTGGCCCACTGTGGAGAGCGAGATACAAAACAAGAAGCTTTCCCCTGAGGTGTTGCAGGAGGTTAAAGACTCTGTCCTAGTCAAGGCTTACTCAGTGAGCTTGGGGAAAGAGGTGTTTACTTATAAGAGGCCGGAAGAGGTCTATTTTTCTAGGCGGTATGGTAAGAATCAGTTGATGGAAGACCTTTTCCGGGGCATTGATAGGATTTATTTTCTGTCGCCTTACTATTTGAATAAGGAAGGCAAGGAGGCAAAAAAGCATAGGAAGGGGAAGCAAAAGGCGGATTACTCTTGGAGGAAGTTTTTTGAGCTGTTGGGCGTCTGGGGCTTCCCAAGGGTGGTCGAGGTCAAGGGCGAGGTTTCGATAGCTGGCTCTGATGAATATCCTTGGGTTAATAGGGAGTATTCTGCAAGGGGTTGGCATGAGCTTCACGGTGATTCTCATAGTGAGGATGTTGAGAGGTTGATTGAGTTCTGCTCCAAGACTGGGGATGTTGGTGATGTGAAGGCGCGGATGGCTCTTCTTTGGGAGTCGCTTGATAGTAATTGGAAATCTTATAAGGATAAGGGCTTCTGCCGTTCTACATACAAGTATTTTTATGTTGATTGGCACGCTAGGGCTTATGATACTTCTTCTTTCCTTGAGTTTTTGAGAAATGCCAAATGGGTCCCTACCCTAGCCGGGGATTTTGCTAAACCTGGTGAGTTGGTAGTGCATTCGCAGAGGAATGTCCACCTGTTGGGTGAGAATATTCCTTACGTAGAGCTTCAAGGAAATGATGCCTTTCTGGGGGACCTTAAGGTAATGTCCTCCCCCAGCATCGACCAGGTGCTAAAGCACTTGAAGTCCTACAGAGAAGAAAACCCTTTGATTGCCGAGAATCAGGTTGTCAAAATGGCAGCTATTTATGATTCTCTTAAGCAGGAGCTTGCCAAAGCAGGAAACAAGGCATTGGCTGAAGATCGTATTCAAGAAGTCAGGCGATTGTTTGATGATTGCGAGTTGTTTTATCTGCCCCGTGAGGACCGTTCATGGTGGAAGCCGCGTGATGTGTTTTGGCGGGATTTCTCCGAATCTTTCGAGAGCCTCAGAGGTTATGTTGAACACGACGGTTCGCCTATCTATGATACCGGGCTGATGGAGTTTTTCGAGGGTTTGGGCATTTCCCAGAAGCCTTCTCTCTGCGACTGTTTGGCCGTCCTTGATGATCTAAGGAACGCTGGGGACTTGGCGCGTTACCGCCAGGTAGCACCGAAGGTCTATTCTCTTATCGATTCAGTAGTTAGGCAAGGGGGAATTCCCTTCGACGGGTGGGACAAGCCTGTCTTCTTGGCGGAATCTGGGCACTTCTTGCAGCCGTCTGAGCTTTATTTCTCTGATGATGACCTGTTGTCGGGCTATTTTGCGGACAAGCTTGCTTTTTTGTGGCTACCTTTTCATTGGGGTAATGTCAAGAATATGCTGTCTGTTGGTGGTTTTAGACAGTTGAGTAGCCATGTTTCTGTGGTAAAGAACATGGACGGCTTGGATGAGCTTGAGGGGGATGAGGTTAAGCAGTTACGCGAGAGGCTCTCCTATGTGGCGCGCTACTTTAAGATAAAGAGGTTTGGCCTTTATTCGGAGCTCGAAAGGAGCGGCGTTTTTGCCAAGATGGAGTATGTGGAGTGCTTTGAGTGTTCGGATATTGCTCTTGATTTCACGGTTGATCCGTGCTCGGATGATATTAGTGTTAAGGGCGTTAACAGCAATGTTTACTTTAGCCCTGATGAGAACCGTTTGTATAAGCGGAGAGATGTTCCTATTCTTTCTACAGTCGTGGCCAAGGAGATCTCGAAGTGTTTTCCACCTGGAAAAGATGAGGCGTTTCTCCTTCTTGACTCCTTGTTTGGGGTTGTGGGGTATGACGAGCTTGCCAAGAAGTTGAAGGATTTTGGCATTGATGAGAAAGCTCCTGCTTGGCAGATGGCTGCGAAAGAAGTCAAGGTTATTCGCAAGTCTGAGGTTTCTTCGAAACCGGATGAAGATACCGTTAAGGTGCCGCCTAGGGAAGAGAAGAAAATAGTCAAGGCGGTTGAGTTGCCTGCTGAAATGCAGCCTGCCGCTTCAGACCTAATAGACCCAAATCGTTTTATTTTTTCCGATGATTTGGAGGAGTGCGTTCCTTATTCAAAGACCGACGGCCCTAGGGGCTTCCCGTCAATTACGGTGAAACTCAAGAAGGGGCATTATGACGGAGGACCGAGAGACTATAAGCCTAGGCATATTCCGCACAGGGGTGATGCTGAGTCCATTGCTTTGGAGTTATGTATGCGCTTTGAGGAGGAGCAGGGGTGGGAGCCTGATGACCGCCACAAGCAGCAGAGCATTGGTTATGATATTTATTCTTCATCTAACGAAGATGGTGAGCGGTTTATCGAGGTTAAGCACTTTAGGGGAAACCCAGGTACTTGGGAGCTTACGCCGCATCAGTGGAAGAAGGCTGAAGAAGAAGGTAAGAAGTATTATGTGTATGTGGTAAGCGGCCTTAAGCTTGATTATACGCCCACGATACATATAATCCGCAATCCTGTGAAGTATCTGACCCCTGATCCTCCTCTTCAAAAGAAGTTCTCTGATTGGAGCAACGCGGTTATTAACGTTGCCAAGTGCCAAAAGGTCTGACCGGCATCCTCTTACCTTGCTTTTTGTCTGAATTTTTGGTTTTGCTGCTAAATTCGTTAGTATACTGGGGGCGTTGTGCCTTCTCTGTCCTGTTGTTTTGCTTTTCTTTGTTGCAACTTGAAGGCAGACGAACACAGACGGGATGCTCTTGAAATGTTGACATGTCCGACCAGACCATCCCAACCGTTGGGCTCTTAAGGCCGAGGCGATTTTTGATGGTAGCCACCGGTAAATCAGATGCACGATACATGATACACGATTAAGCTAATGGCTGATTGCTAAGGGCTAAACACTAAAAAATCCCTTGACAACTTATTGAAATAGCAGGAAAATTGAGTACATTATTAAGCACATGGTGCAACTTCAACAGGACGAAATCCCGCGTTCATCTGAACGGCGGGATGGAAAGAAAATGGGAAACCAGTTCGGAGTCGGGGTACCCGCTTGCGGGTCGCTGGAGTTCGGAGCAGAGGATTGGCGAGCGAGGAAGCAACACTTTAAAGGCATCATGGCAGGGGAAAGTTATTTGCTTATTTAGGAACGTCCCTATTGACTCATGTAAATGGCTGATCTTTATGGTTTCCTTCCTCTTCCCTATATTATTTGACTTTATTGTAATATGAAAATTACTTTTTTTGACACGTTAAAAACATTGAAAGCAAAAGACTTTTTAGCAATTTCTGGAATTATTATAGGTTTCTTTTTGTATATACAAGGATTTATTATAGTAAATGTTTCTCTACGTGATTTAGGAATTCAATACCATCCATTATTAAGGACAAAGTATTTATCAGCAGGGTTTTTGCTCATCGTAATTCTCGCGGTATACTTTTTTTTCGTCTGGAGAAGCATATATTATGCAGAAGAACTTGTAGATAACTTCGCTGCTAAATTATCGCACGATAAAAAATCAATATTTTGGGGCATCTTCTCAATGTTCCTTATATATTCAGATAATGCATTTGGAATTGTAATATCAACAGTCTTTATAAGCCAATTCCTATTCCATATAAAACAACTTAATGTTTTTTGGGGATTTCTATGTTTTTTCTTTCTTGTTGATTACCCAATTAATAAACTGAAGATGCATGAAAAATATCCTAGATTTTTTTTACCGTTAAGCTGCCTGTTCTATGTATCTTCGGTAATTATTTTTTTCTATTTTGTAAAAGCAAAAGAAGCAATCAATTTATTTTGGATGTTTGTATGTATAACTTTTTTTATTAACCTTCTTTTAGATCTACGAAAAAAGTTTGTGTCAAAATCTTACATTACGAGAATCAATATGTTTGACATAGTCTGGATTGGAATTATTTATATTGTTTTATCCATTACTTTCGGAAAACTATTTTACACTAAAATCGATAGTACATATGGAGGGGGCAAACCAATAGAAGTCTCTATTTTTGTTAAAAAAGAAGAAGTTCAACAACTAAAGCAGCTTCCAATAAAATTTGATGATAATAAATCAGAAAAGGTCCTTTTAATATTGCAAACAGAAAGTGATATTTATATTAAGAGTAAAACACCAAACGAAAAAAGCGATTCAGTAATTCAACTAAATAAAAATATAGTTAGTAGTATTATTTATTGAAAATAAACAATGGGGTTAGGCCTTGCTTTATAACATTTTAATCTCAGGTCCAGGTAAGTTTCGATGCACAACGATGAACAAGATTAACAAACAACATTTAAGATTCCCTGGCCGAGGCGATTTTTGATAGATTGCGCGAAGCGCAAGGATTGAGGCGCGCAGGCGTACATGAACGTACGTCGAAGCGTCGCGACCCACAGCGCGACAAAGCAAGGTGCAAAAAGCGCTTCGGCCCCATTGTGAAAAGATTAAAAAAGCCCAAGGAAAACTCCTTGGGCTTTTTTAATCTTAAACCCGGCAACGACCTACTTTCCCACACAGTCGCCCGTGCAGTATCATCGGCGTGGTAGGGCTTAACTTCCGTGTTCGGGATGGGAACGGGTGTTTCCCCTACGCTATGGTCACCGGGAAACTTTATCTCTTGTTCAACGTTCTATGTTCGATGTTGGATATTTTAAACCTTGAACTTTGAACCTTGAACCAATTTTTTAAGACAGCTATATATGTTGTAATGATTTATGGTCAAGCCTCTCGACCTATTAGTACTGGTAGGCTCAACACATTGCTGTGCTTACACCATCAGCCTATCAACCACGTAGTCTACGTGGGGTCTTAGCCCGGTATTGCTACCAGACGGGATAACTAATCTTGAGGCGGGCTTCCCACTTAGATGCTTTCAGTGGTTATCCCTTCCGGACATAGCTACCCAGCTTATGCCACTGGCGTGACAACTGGTACACTAGAGGTCCGTCCATCCTGGTCCTCTCGTACTAAGGACAGCTCCTCTCAATTATCCTACGCCCACGGCAGATAGGGACCGAACTGTCTCACGACGTTCTAAACCCAGCTCACGTACCGCTTTAATTGGCGAACAGCCAAACCCTTGGGACCTTCTTCAGCCCCAGGATGCGATGAGCCGACATCGAGGTGCCAAACCTCCCCGTCGATGTGAACTCTTGGGGGAGATAAGCCTGTTATCCCCGGCGTACCTTTTATCCGTTGAGCGATGGCCCTTCCATGCGGAACCACCGGATCACTAAGACCAACTTTCGTTCCTGCTCGACTTGTAGGTCTCACAGTCAAGCCGGCTTGTGCCTTTGCACTCATCGGCTGGTTTCCAATCAGCCTGAGCCGACCTTCGTGCGCCTCCGTTACATTTTGGGAGGCGACCGCCCCAGTCAAACTACCCACCAGACAGTGTCCTCAACCCGGATAACGGGTCTGAGTTAGAACCTCAAAACAATAAGGGTGGTATTTCAACATTGGCTCCATCCCAGCTAGCGCCGGAACTTCAAAGCCTCCCACCTATCCTACACATATTACCCCGAAGTTCACTGTCAAGTTGTAGTAAAGGTGCACGGGGTCTTTCCGTCTTGCCGCGGGGTGAGGGTATCTTCACCCCCATTACAATTTCGCTGAGTCCCTGGTTGAGACAGCGGGGCAATCGTTACGCCATTCATGCAGGTCGGAACTTACCCGACAAGGAATTTCGCTACCTTAGGACCGTTATAGTTACGGCCGCCGTTTACTGGGGCTTCAGTTCAACGCTTCTCCCAATTACTTAGAATGACATCTCCCTTTAACCTTCCAGCACCGGGCAGGCGTCAGACCCTATACTTTCTCTTACGAGTTTGCAGAGTCCTGTGTTTTTAGTAAACAGTCGCCACCCCCTCTTCACTGCGATTCCGGGTTGCTTCAAAAGCAAG
The genomic region above belongs to Pseudomonadota bacterium and contains:
- a CDS encoding DUF3883 domain-containing protein, with the protein product MPGWDSALIEEIYSQKQKEKSEDRDNLLKLVSRSLYGEAIHYALELIQNAEDEGSSAITFLFGTNEAVVSNDGRPFDEDDVWGICSVRPGRKRRKIGFFGIGFKAVFNVAKTPQIISGKYNFELHDFINPKPLATVPEAARDYCSSEKGAVFVLPYSPELMSPDTLTESFSALDENLLLFLDNLTVLNFVNRTNGAEWSISKDPEDLTARLPDSVRRNTNSASITLKNSSTETTTTWKVFHRTLPVKDPAMVPEGKKGVEETRITVAFPLNSEIRDKTKKEGVVYCYLPTKKRTDLPFLVQADFLPTVGRENISEQSPWNVWLMEELGKLAAVAIDLIKDDEQLSEFVYDFIPLSEEIHDGLISHLYDELFSSLKEIEIARTAKVWVRPEDCAIPDDDALRIILSEPDLSALLGKKVSYLDSALSAPDHCTRAENVLFELGSKKIGSNEVIGFLQHEAFLRKKSEKWFLDLYDYVASLFDTSKKVPYGDFPWAWDEETKALFLRLQKATFVLTNDRQLVPLKTDGSDDRLICYPQNIDLVEVHKLFDKGEIVFLNRYFQESGVTHRKEEQQEREEKRKRVKDWFDSVGVRKYVKQSHIIRDVILPKFRSGRYREYDDSKIYGLLNYIRSYWPTVESEIQNKKLSPEVLQEVKDSVLVKAYSVSLGKEVFTYKRPEEVYFSRRYGKNQLMEDLFRGIDRIYFLSPYYLNKEGKEAKKHRKGKQKADYSWRKFFELLGVWGFPRVVEVKGEVSIAGSDEYPWVNREYSARGWHELHGDSHSEDVERLIEFCSKTGDVGDVKARMALLWESLDSNWKSYKDKGFCRSTYKYFYVDWHARAYDTSSFLEFLRNAKWVPTLAGDFAKPGELVVHSQRNVHLLGENIPYVELQGNDAFLGDLKVMSSPSIDQVLKHLKSYREENPLIAENQVVKMAAIYDSLKQELAKAGNKALAEDRIQEVRRLFDDCELFYLPREDRSWWKPRDVFWRDFSESFESLRGYVEHDGSPIYDTGLMEFFEGLGISQKPSLCDCLAVLDDLRNAGDLARYRQVAPKVYSLIDSVVRQGGIPFDGWDKPVFLAESGHFLQPSELYFSDDDLLSGYFADKLAFLWLPFHWGNVKNMLSVGGFRQLSSHVSVVKNMDGLDELEGDEVKQLRERLSYVARYFKIKRFGLYSELERSGVFAKMEYVECFECSDIALDFTVDPCSDDISVKGVNSNVYFSPDENRLYKRRDVPILSTVVAKEISKCFPPGKDEAFLLLDSLFGVVGYDELAKKLKDFGIDEKAPAWQMAAKEVKVIRKSEVSSKPDEDTVKVPPREEKKIVKAVELPAEMQPAASDLIDPNRFIFSDDLEECVPYSKTDGPRGFPSITVKLKKGHYDGGPRDYKPRHIPHRGDAESIALELCMRFEEEQGWEPDDRHKQQSIGYDIYSSSNEDGERFIEVKHFRGNPGTWELTPHQWKKAEEEGKKYYVYVVSGLKLDYTPTIHIIRNPVKYLTPDPPLQKKFSDWSNAVINVAKCQKV